Proteins from one Malaya genurostris strain Urasoe2022 chromosome 2, Malgen_1.1, whole genome shotgun sequence genomic window:
- the LOC131432887 gene encoding polypeptide N-acetylgalactosaminyltransferase 2-like → MQILHYPVIYNMRRNLKIFLILVISWILVAVYYFEGSYKSRNRALRLREQQTMSATEQMLSDWHDQQFNPSTSLRQHLVSNSLMHLSSSQHTWDYFDELGYIQKGSLQQGEDPYLRNRFNQKASDSLKSNRELPDTRNPMCRKKWPSILPPTSVIITFHNEARSTLLRTIVSVLNRSPENLIHEIILVDDYSDFPEDGQELAKIHKVKVIRNDKREGLVRSRVRGADAATASVLTFLDSHCECNVGWLEPLLVRIKEDSSRVVCPVIDVISMDTFQYIGASADLRGGFDWNLVFKWEYLSNAERHDRQKDPTTPIRTPMIAGGLFVIDKSYFEKLGKYDSQMDIWGGENLEISFRVWQCGGSLEIIPCSRVGHVFRKRHPYTFPGGGSGNIFAKNTRRAAEVWMDDYKQYYYAAVPLAKNIPFGNIDDRLLLKERLQCKPFKWYLDNVYPQLTIPEHQTKGSLRQGAYCMDTLGHLVDGIVGLYHCHNSGGNQDWTITKKGQIKHLDLCLTLLNFTVRSHINIAVLKYCDESANQQWYRREGDLIQHSKINVCLDSRYAKEKGITAERCNSALESQHWKFFTK, encoded by the coding sequence GCAAACAATGTCAGCTACAGAACAAATGCTATCTGATTGGCATGATCAACAGTTTAATCCATCTACATCTTTGCGACAACATTTAGTATCCAACTCGTTGATGCATTTGTCTTCATCACAACACACATGGGATTATTTTGATGAGTTAGGTTATATACAAAAAGGTAGTTTACAACAAGGTGAAGATCCTTATTTACGGAATCGTTTCAATCAGAAAGCGAGTGATAGTTTAAAAAGCAATCGTGAACTTCCCGACACCCGCAATCCGATGTGCCGAAAGAAATGGCCAAGTATACTTCCGCCCACAAGTGTTATTATAACGTTCCACAACGAAGCACGCAGTACACTTCTACGCACAATAGTCAGTGTACTGAATAGATCTCCAGAAAATTTAATACATGAGATTATTTTGGTTGATGATTACTCAGATTTCCCAGAAGATGGACAGGAACTTGCAAAAATTCAcaaagtaaaagtaataagAAATGATAAACGTGAGGGATTGGTACGATCACGAGTTCGTGGAGCAGATGCTGCTACTGCATCGGTGTTAACATTTCTGGACAGTCATTGTGAGTGCAATGTTGGTTGGTTAGAGCCATTGTTAGTAAGAATAAAGGAAGACTCATCTCGTGTAGTTTGTCCTGTGATAGATGTAATTAGTATGGATACATTCCAGTACATTGGAGCATCAGCGGACCTACGAGGAGGATTTGATTGGAATTTAGTTTTTAAATGGGAATACTTAAGCAATGCCGAACGACACGATCGCCAAAAAGATCCAACGACACCTATAAGAACACCAATGATAGCTGGTGGTCTGTTTGTGATAGATAAATCATATTTTGAAAAGTTAGGCAAATATGATAGTCAGATGGATATATGGGGTGGAGAAAATTTAGAAATAAGTTTCCGAGTATGGCAGTGTGGTGGTAGTCTAGAAATTATACCATGTAGCAGAGTTGGCCATGTATTCCGTAAACGACACCCGTATACCTTTCCTGGAGGCGGAAGTGGAAATATTTTCGCTAAAAACACTAGGCGCGCTGCAGAAGTTTGGATGGATGACTATAAACAATACTATTATGCAGCAGTTCCTTTAGCTAAAAATATTCCATTTGGAAATATTGATGATCGGCTGCTTTTAAAAGAACGGTTACAATGCAAACCATTCAAATGGTATCTTGATAATGTTTATCCACAATTAACTATACCCGAACACCAAACCAAAGGAAGCCTACGCCAAGGAGCATACTGCATGGACACTCTAGGCCATTTGGTGGATGGAATAGTGGGTCTTTATCACTGTCATAACAGTGGAGGTAATCAAGATTGGACTATTACCAAAAAAGGACAAATCAAGCATCTTGACCTTTGTTTAACACTATTAAATTTTACTGTACGATCACATATTAATATAGCAGTATTGAAATACTGTGACGAATCTGCCAACCAACAGTGGTACAGACGAGAGGGTGATCTGATACAACACAGTAAGATTAACGTATGTTTAGACTCGCGGTACGCCAAAGAGAAAGGTATAACAGCCGAACGATGCAACTCAGCACTCGAATCACAGCATTGGAAATTTTTTACAAAGTGA